Proteins encoded within one genomic window of Mycolicibacterium monacense:
- a CDS encoding MinD/ParA family ATP-binding protein, producing MSADYDRLFHSPDAAQTPDEATVHVDRDALMQGTAPAPAPAGGSNNADGAAPPPLPITPPRTQAAPAPPPRHAEITTQMPPTTQAPTSQGPVPQRPPNGMMRTPQTNLPGGARFEAPRQASAPAPRPAPAPPPSAHFAEAPPAEVAWPQSQPPAQPAPTSAAAMGNHRAIDALSHVGVKSAVKMPSQRGWRHVLYLLTRINLGLSPDEMYEMDLHARIRRNARDSYQIGVLGLKGGVGKTAVTVALGSTLAKVRGDRILAIDADPDAGNLADRAGRQSAATIADLLSDKELDRYNDIRAYTSMNGANLEVLSSEEYSQARREFNDDDWKGATDVVSRYYNLVLADCGAGLFQPASRAVLSTVSGLVIVASASIDGARQAAVTMDWMRQNGYQDLLGRSCVVINHVVPGKPNIDVDDLVQQFERHVAPGRVIVLPWDKHIAAGTEIQLDLLDKVFQRRITELAAALSDDFDRLERR from the coding sequence ATGTCGGCCGACTATGACCGGCTCTTCCACTCCCCAGACGCCGCTCAGACGCCCGACGAGGCGACCGTGCACGTCGACCGCGACGCCCTGATGCAGGGCACCGCCCCGGCGCCGGCGCCTGCCGGCGGCTCGAACAACGCCGACGGCGCCGCGCCGCCGCCGCTGCCGATCACCCCTCCGCGCACCCAGGCCGCACCCGCGCCGCCACCGCGGCACGCCGAGATCACCACCCAGATGCCGCCCACCACGCAGGCGCCGACATCCCAGGGTCCGGTGCCGCAGCGGCCCCCCAACGGCATGATGCGCACCCCCCAGACCAACCTGCCCGGCGGCGCCCGCTTCGAGGCGCCGCGCCAGGCGAGCGCCCCGGCCCCGCGCCCCGCGCCTGCGCCACCCCCGTCGGCGCATTTCGCCGAGGCCCCGCCGGCCGAGGTGGCCTGGCCGCAAAGTCAGCCTCCCGCGCAGCCGGCGCCGACGTCCGCGGCGGCGATGGGCAACCACCGCGCCATCGATGCGCTGTCGCACGTCGGGGTGAAGTCCGCGGTCAAGATGCCGTCGCAACGGGGCTGGCGCCACGTGCTGTACCTGCTCACCCGGATCAACCTGGGCCTGTCGCCGGACGAGATGTACGAGATGGATCTGCACGCACGGATCCGGCGCAACGCCCGCGACTCGTACCAGATCGGCGTCCTCGGTCTCAAGGGCGGCGTGGGCAAGACCGCCGTCACCGTGGCGCTGGGATCGACGCTGGCCAAGGTGCGCGGTGACCGGATCCTGGCCATCGACGCCGACCCCGACGCGGGCAACCTCGCCGACCGGGCCGGCCGGCAGTCCGCGGCAACGATCGCCGACCTGCTGTCGGACAAGGAACTTGACCGCTACAACGACATCCGCGCCTACACGAGCATGAACGGCGCGAACCTCGAGGTGCTGTCCTCGGAGGAGTACAGCCAGGCCCGCCGCGAGTTCAATGACGACGACTGGAAGGGTGCGACGGATGTCGTGTCCCGGTACTACAACCTGGTGCTCGCCGACTGCGGGGCCGGTCTGTTCCAGCCCGCCTCGAGGGCGGTGCTGTCCACGGTGTCCGGGCTGGTGATCGTCGCCAGCGCATCGATCGACGGGGCCCGTCAGGCCGCGGTGACGATGGACTGGATGCGCCAGAACGGCTACCAGGACCTGCTGGGCCGGTCCTGCGTCGTCATCAACCACGTGGTGCCGGGCAAACCCAATATCGATGTCGACGATCTTGTTCAGCAATTCGAGCGACACGTGGCGCCCGGGCGTGTCATCGTGCTGCCGTGGGACAAGCACATCGCGGCGGGCACGGAGATCCAGCTCGACCTGCTCGACAAGGTCTTCCAGCGGCGGATCACCGAGTTGGCGGCCGCCTTGTCTGACGATTTCGACAGGCTCGAACGGCGTTGA
- a CDS encoding WXG100 family type VII secretion target, whose protein sequence is MSEQVWNFAGIEGGAGEINGAVSTTQGLLDEGKASLGALAAVWGGSGSEAYQAVQARWDNTSAELNAALQNLAQTISEAGSTMAQTEAGVTGMFA, encoded by the coding sequence ATGTCGGAACAGGTATGGAACTTCGCGGGCATCGAGGGCGGCGCAGGCGAGATCAACGGCGCGGTCAGCACGACCCAGGGTCTGCTCGACGAGGGCAAGGCCTCGCTCGGCGCGCTGGCGGCGGTGTGGGGCGGTTCGGGTTCGGAGGCCTACCAGGCCGTCCAGGCCCGCTGGGACAACACCTCGGCAGAGCTCAACGCGGCCCTGCAGAACCTCGCCCAGACCATCAGCGAGGCCGGCTCCACCATGGCTCAGACCGAAGCCGGCGTCACCGGAATGTTCGCCTGA
- a CDS encoding WXG100 family type VII secretion target, which translates to MAMNTDIAVLAKEAGNFERISGELQGVMRSVDATANSLLPQWRGQAGEAAQAALLRYQEAAQAQIQTLTEISSNIHTSGTQYGSTDEDQAGTLASSMNL; encoded by the coding sequence ATGGCAATGAATACCGATATTGCTGTCCTCGCCAAGGAGGCCGGCAACTTCGAGCGGATCTCGGGCGAACTGCAGGGCGTGATGCGGTCGGTGGACGCCACCGCCAACAGCCTGCTCCCGCAGTGGCGCGGTCAGGCCGGCGAGGCGGCGCAGGCGGCGCTGCTGCGCTACCAGGAGGCCGCTCAGGCGCAGATCCAGACGCTGACCGAGATCTCCTCGAACATCCACACCTCGGGCACCCAGTACGGCTCGACCGACGAGGATCAGGCCGGCACGCTCGCGTCGTCCATGAATCTCTGA
- a CDS encoding PPE family protein codes for MALTGIPLPPTWTALPPEVNTGRLMAGAGPAPMLQAAAGWEALAVLLETQADELAASLANLSSMWTGTASERAVAATMPMVLWLRTTSAQAMKRALQAANQANSYTLAMATTPPLPEIEQNHITHAVLEATNFLGVNTVPIGVNEFDYFVRMWNQAAGAMDVYQAETQMNLLFEPIPPMTPIVIPGVGESTGAAAVAQAGARAPMGVARNGLIAKASATAKMESVGLNAGRAMAQGNMAAQRAQGAVQKGEQAAHQQPQDQVMQQGVQMGVQMAGQVGSMVAQVPQQFGQMVQTPMQMLTQPLQQVSSIFGQMGGGLGGEKAQIGLIGAAPFSNHPLAGGSGVSSGAGLVRAASLPGAGGTAARTPLMANLVGDKMAAAPVPVGAGAAAGATVGGLAPVGGAGGGMGPMGMAGQGAKGGGSKPGLTAPAPLVHDLDEDDGDDW; via the coding sequence ATGGCACTGACGGGCATACCCCTTCCACCGACCTGGACGGCGCTGCCGCCCGAGGTCAACACCGGCCGGCTGATGGCCGGAGCCGGTCCCGCGCCGATGCTGCAGGCCGCGGCCGGGTGGGAGGCGCTCGCCGTGCTGTTGGAGACCCAGGCCGACGAACTCGCCGCGAGCCTGGCGAACCTGTCGTCGATGTGGACGGGCACCGCGAGTGAACGGGCCGTGGCCGCGACCATGCCGATGGTCCTCTGGTTGCGGACCACGTCGGCGCAGGCCATGAAGCGGGCGCTGCAGGCGGCCAACCAGGCAAACTCCTACACCCTTGCAATGGCAACTACTCCGCCGTTGCCGGAGATCGAACAGAACCACATCACGCACGCGGTCCTCGAGGCGACGAACTTCCTGGGCGTCAACACCGTGCCGATCGGGGTGAACGAGTTCGACTACTTCGTCCGGATGTGGAACCAGGCCGCCGGGGCGATGGACGTGTACCAGGCCGAGACCCAGATGAACCTTCTGTTCGAACCGATTCCGCCGATGACGCCGATCGTCATCCCCGGCGTCGGCGAGAGCACCGGCGCCGCCGCGGTGGCCCAGGCGGGCGCCCGCGCCCCGATGGGGGTGGCCCGCAACGGGCTCATCGCCAAGGCCAGCGCCACCGCCAAGATGGAGTCCGTCGGCCTCAACGCCGGCCGGGCGATGGCCCAGGGCAACATGGCCGCGCAACGCGCGCAGGGTGCGGTGCAGAAGGGGGAGCAGGCCGCACACCAGCAGCCGCAGGACCAGGTTATGCAGCAGGGCGTCCAGATGGGTGTGCAGATGGCCGGCCAGGTGGGTTCCATGGTCGCGCAGGTACCGCAGCAGTTCGGCCAGATGGTGCAGACCCCGATGCAGATGCTGACCCAACCGCTGCAGCAGGTGTCGTCGATCTTCGGTCAGATGGGCGGCGGTCTCGGCGGCGAGAAGGCCCAGATCGGCCTCATCGGTGCCGCACCGTTCTCCAACCATCCGCTCGCGGGTGGTTCCGGTGTGAGCTCGGGTGCGGGTCTGGTCCGGGCGGCGTCGCTGCCCGGCGCCGGGGGGACCGCGGCGCGCACACCGCTGATGGCCAACCTCGTCGGCGACAAGATGGCGGCCGCACCCGTGCCCGTCGGGGCCGGCGCGGCGGCCGGAGCCACCGTCGGCGGTCTGGCGCCCGTCGGCGGCGCGGGCGGTGGGATGGGCCCGATGGGGATGGCCGGACAGGGCGCCAAGGGCGGCGGTTCGAAGCCGGGGCTGACCGCACCCGCACCACTCGTCCACGACCTGGACGAGGACGACGGCGACGACTGGTGA
- a CDS encoding PE family protein: MQPLEHNPGAAGIGGQVVANGARGLAGGTAATAAVTALVPAGADEVSAMAAATFAAEGAETLALNTFAQEELSRAGAAFTEISGIYAAVDAANASTF; the protein is encoded by the coding sequence ATGCAACCTCTCGAGCACAATCCGGGCGCGGCGGGCATCGGTGGTCAGGTCGTCGCAAATGGTGCGCGGGGTCTGGCCGGTGGTACGGCGGCGACCGCGGCGGTGACCGCGCTGGTCCCGGCCGGCGCCGACGAGGTGTCGGCGATGGCCGCCGCCACCTTCGCCGCCGAGGGTGCCGAAACCCTGGCGCTCAACACCTTCGCGCAGGAGGAGCTGTCCCGCGCGGGCGCGGCGTTCACGGAGATCTCCGGTATCTACGCCGCCGTCGACGCCGCCAACGCCAGCACCTTCTGA
- the eccCb gene encoding type VII secretion protein EccCb has translation MTASRQAAEQKVLREVVLDQLTTGEIRAYRMWLPPLTDPTPVDELVERDHQRRPLRFGLGIMDEPRRHRQDIWGVDVSAAGGNIAIGGAPQTGKSTFLQTLILSAAATHSPRDVQFYCVDLGGGGLMYLEDLPHVGGVATRAEPDRVNRVVAEVKAVQRQRERTFKELRVGSIAGYRQMREDPNNPAAADPFGDVFLVIDGWPAFVAEFPDLEPVVQDLAGQGLAFGVHVIISTPRWTELKSRVRDYLGTKIEFRLGDVNETQIDRITREIPANRPGRAISMEKHHLMMGVPRLDGQHSAANLVPAITSAVAQIAARHTVRAPQVRVLPERVHLDELDPNPPGPDADYRTRWRIPLGVRESDLSVAYNEMQMTPHLLIFGAPKSGKTTIAHAVAQAICRRNSPQQVRFMLADYRSALLDAVPQSHLLDAGAVNRNHASLEAAIKALATNLQKRLPPPDLTTAQLRSRSWWSGPDVVLLVDDWHMIVAASGMVPPMAPLAPLLPAAADIGLHIIVTCQMSQAHRATMDKFVGAAYGAGTPTLFLSGEKTEFPSSEIKLRKRPPGQALLVSPDGKEVVQAAYVDPPADPLEEEVLAPPPHGG, from the coding sequence ATGACGGCGTCGAGGCAGGCCGCCGAACAGAAGGTCCTTCGCGAGGTCGTCCTCGATCAGCTCACGACGGGCGAGATCCGCGCCTACCGGATGTGGCTGCCGCCCCTGACCGATCCCACGCCGGTCGACGAACTCGTCGAACGCGACCATCAGCGCCGGCCGCTGCGGTTCGGGCTGGGCATCATGGACGAACCCCGCAGGCACCGCCAGGACATCTGGGGTGTCGACGTGTCCGCCGCGGGCGGCAACATCGCGATCGGCGGGGCACCGCAGACCGGTAAGTCGACGTTCCTGCAGACGTTGATCCTGTCGGCGGCGGCCACCCACTCCCCGCGCGACGTGCAGTTCTACTGCGTCGACCTCGGCGGCGGCGGTCTGATGTACCTCGAGGATCTGCCGCACGTCGGCGGCGTCGCCACCCGTGCCGAACCGGACCGTGTCAACCGCGTGGTCGCCGAGGTGAAAGCCGTTCAGCGGCAACGAGAGCGGACCTTCAAGGAGTTGCGGGTCGGGTCGATCGCGGGCTACCGGCAGATGCGGGAGGATCCGAACAACCCGGCCGCCGCCGATCCGTTCGGCGACGTCTTCCTGGTGATCGACGGGTGGCCGGCGTTCGTCGCGGAGTTCCCCGACCTCGAACCGGTCGTCCAGGACCTGGCCGGTCAGGGCCTCGCGTTCGGGGTGCACGTGATCATCTCGACGCCGCGCTGGACCGAGTTGAAGTCACGCGTCCGCGACTACCTCGGCACCAAGATCGAGTTCCGGCTCGGCGATGTGAACGAGACGCAGATCGACCGCATCACCCGCGAGATCCCGGCGAACCGGCCGGGCCGGGCGATCTCGATGGAGAAGCACCATCTGATGATGGGCGTGCCACGCCTCGACGGGCAGCACAGCGCGGCCAACCTCGTCCCGGCGATCACGTCGGCCGTCGCCCAGATCGCCGCCCGGCACACGGTCCGGGCGCCGCAGGTGCGGGTGCTGCCGGAACGGGTCCATCTCGACGAACTCGACCCCAACCCGCCGGGACCCGACGCCGACTACCGCACGCGGTGGCGCATTCCGCTGGGTGTGCGGGAATCCGATCTCAGCGTCGCCTACAACGAGATGCAGATGACGCCGCATCTGTTGATCTTCGGTGCGCCCAAGTCCGGCAAAACGACGATCGCCCACGCGGTGGCGCAGGCGATCTGCCGCCGCAACAGTCCCCAGCAAGTGCGGTTCATGCTGGCCGACTATCGGTCGGCGTTGCTGGACGCGGTGCCCCAGAGCCACCTTCTCGACGCAGGCGCGGTCAACCGCAATCACGCATCGCTCGAGGCGGCAATCAAGGCGTTGGCGACCAACCTGCAGAAGCGACTGCCGCCGCCGGACCTCACCACGGCCCAGTTGCGGTCGCGGTCGTGGTGGAGCGGACCCGACGTGGTGCTGCTGGTCGACGACTGGCACATGATCGTCGCGGCGTCCGGCATGGTGCCGCCGATGGCACCGCTGGCCCCACTGCTTCCCGCGGCCGCCGACATCGGCCTGCACATCATCGTGACCTGCCAGATGAGCCAGGCGCATCGGGCCACCATGGACAAGTTCGTGGGGGCGGCGTACGGCGCCGGGACCCCGACGCTGTTCCTGTCCGGGGAGAAGACGGAGTTCCCCTCGAGCGAGATCAAACTGCGGAAACGGCCGCCTGGCCAGGCGCTTCTGGTGTCGCCGGACGGTAAGGAGGTGGTCCAGGCCGCCTACGTTGACCCCCCGGCCGATCCACTGGAAGAAGAAGTGTTAGCACCACCCCCACACGGCGGTTAG
- the eccCa gene encoding type VII secretion protein EccCa → MTTKKFTPIIKRGPRLTPGEITVTPPDDLGVEIPPSGIQRALPWVMGGCMLGMISIMIFTGVRQLSPYMLMMPLMMVMATVGFMAGGGSGAKRVPEINADRKEYLRYLSGLRTRVTSSAAAQVTFFNYHAPHPEDLLSIIGTNRQWSRQANSEFFAATRIGLGSEPAVDRLLKPSIGDVNGLAGPQAAPQPHLEPVSHMWVTKFLRTHGLIHDCPKLLQLRSFPTIAIGGDPDGSAALLAAMICHLAVFHPPDLLQLRVLTDNPEDPNWSWLKWLPHVQHQSDVDAAGPTRMVFTRPDGLSDLTARGPHTADSAPSGPYVVVVDLTGGRAGFPADGRAGVTVLTLGNHNGSAYRIRVAADGTADDRMPNSSFRLVTNSSDRLTPGQAGRIARKLAGWSITGAIIDKNVRVQKKVATEWHQLVGAQTVEEVTPARWRMFADTDRDRLKIPFGHELRTGDIMYLDIKEGAEFGAGPHGMLIGTTGSGKSEFLRTLILSLAATHHPDQVNLLLTDFKGGSTFLGMEKLPHTAAVVTNMEEEAELVSRMGEVLTGELDRRQSILRQAGMQVGAAGALSGVAEYEKHRERGADLPPLPTLFVVVDEFAELLQNHPDFIALFDRICRVGRSLRVHLLLATQSLNTGGVRIDKLEPNLTYRIALRTTSSAESKAVIGTPEAQYITNKESGVGFLRVGMEDPVKFQSVYTGNPYVPATTVQEDGEVKPRQSTRNRVRIHKFTATPIFDTAVTS, encoded by the coding sequence ATGACCACGAAGAAGTTCACCCCGATCATCAAACGGGGTCCTCGGCTGACCCCAGGCGAGATCACCGTCACCCCACCCGATGATCTGGGCGTGGAGATCCCGCCGTCGGGTATTCAGCGCGCGCTGCCGTGGGTGATGGGCGGCTGCATGCTCGGGATGATCTCGATCATGATCTTCACCGGCGTCCGGCAGCTCTCGCCCTACATGCTGATGATGCCGCTGATGATGGTGATGGCCACGGTCGGCTTCATGGCCGGCGGCGGGTCGGGCGCCAAGCGGGTGCCCGAGATCAACGCCGACCGCAAGGAATACCTGCGGTACCTGTCGGGTCTGCGCACTCGCGTCACGTCGTCGGCCGCCGCGCAGGTGACGTTCTTCAACTACCACGCACCGCATCCCGAGGATCTGCTGTCGATCATCGGCACGAACCGCCAGTGGTCGCGTCAGGCCAACAGCGAGTTCTTCGCCGCGACGCGGATCGGTCTGGGTTCCGAACCGGCGGTGGACCGGCTGCTCAAACCCTCCATCGGAGACGTCAACGGGCTCGCCGGTCCGCAGGCCGCCCCGCAACCGCACCTCGAACCGGTCAGCCACATGTGGGTGACCAAGTTCCTGCGCACCCACGGCCTCATCCACGACTGTCCGAAACTGCTTCAGCTGCGGTCGTTTCCGACCATCGCGATCGGCGGTGACCCCGACGGCTCCGCCGCCCTGCTGGCGGCGATGATCTGCCACCTCGCGGTCTTCCATCCACCGGATCTGCTCCAGCTGCGGGTGCTCACCGACAACCCGGAGGACCCGAACTGGAGCTGGCTCAAATGGCTTCCGCACGTTCAGCACCAGAGCGACGTCGACGCCGCCGGACCCACCCGCATGGTGTTCACCCGGCCGGACGGGTTGAGCGATCTCACCGCGCGCGGACCGCACACCGCCGATTCGGCGCCCAGCGGCCCGTACGTCGTCGTGGTCGACCTCACCGGTGGCCGCGCCGGATTCCCGGCCGACGGCCGCGCCGGGGTCACGGTGCTCACGCTCGGCAACCACAACGGCTCGGCCTACCGGATCCGGGTCGCGGCCGACGGCACCGCCGACGACCGGATGCCGAACTCGTCCTTCCGGCTGGTCACCAACAGCAGCGACCGGCTCACCCCCGGCCAGGCCGGCCGCATCGCCCGCAAGCTCGCGGGCTGGTCCATCACCGGCGCGATCATCGACAAGAACGTGCGGGTGCAGAAGAAGGTCGCCACCGAGTGGCACCAGCTCGTCGGCGCCCAGACCGTGGAAGAGGTGACCCCGGCGCGCTGGCGGATGTTCGCCGACACCGACCGCGACCGGCTGAAGATCCCGTTCGGGCACGAGCTGCGGACCGGCGACATCATGTATCTCGACATCAAGGAGGGCGCGGAGTTCGGCGCGGGCCCGCACGGGATGCTGATCGGCACCACCGGTTCGGGTAAGTCGGAATTCCTTCGGACGCTGATCCTCTCGCTCGCGGCGACCCACCATCCCGATCAGGTGAACCTGCTGCTGACCGACTTCAAGGGCGGGTCGACCTTCCTCGGCATGGAGAAACTGCCGCACACCGCGGCGGTGGTGACCAACATGGAAGAGGAAGCCGAACTCGTCAGCCGCATGGGTGAGGTGCTCACCGGCGAACTGGACCGGCGGCAGTCGATCCTGCGGCAGGCCGGTATGCAGGTCGGGGCCGCGGGCGCGCTGTCCGGTGTGGCGGAGTACGAGAAGCACCGCGAACGCGGCGCCGACCTGCCGCCGCTGCCGACACTGTTCGTCGTCGTCGACGAATTCGCCGAACTGCTGCAGAACCACCCGGACTTCATCGCGCTGTTCGACCGCATCTGCCGGGTGGGCCGCTCACTGCGGGTGCATCTGCTGCTGGCCACCCAGTCGCTGAACACCGGCGGGGTGCGCATCGACAAGCTCGAGCCGAACCTCACGTATCGAATCGCTTTGCGCACCACCAGCTCCGCGGAGTCCAAGGCGGTGATCGGGACGCCGGAGGCGCAGTACATCACCAACAAGGAGAGCGGTGTCGGCTTCCTGCGCGTCGGCATGGAGGACCCGGTGAAGTTCCAGAGCGTCTACACCGGCAACCCCTACGTCCCGGCGACGACGGTCCAGGAGGACGGTGAGGTCAAACCCCGCCAGTCCACCCGCAACCGGGTGCGGATCCACAAGTTCACCGCGACCCCGATCTTCGATACGGCGGTGACGTCATGA
- the eccB gene encoding type VII secretion protein EccB, translated as MASFRLTTKVQVSGWRFLLRRVEHAIVRRDTRMFDDPLQFYSRAVGAGIIIAVLICLGAALMAYFKPLGKRGGDQLLVDRSTNQLYVVMPGGGELRPVYNLTSARLVLGNPGTPVAVKSEELNRMSKGQPIGIPGAPYATPVSGAAESMWTLCDTVTKPESVVPRVETSVLVRPLVVDSTVGPLRPDQGMLVSFKGANWLVTEGGRHSIDLADRAVTSAVGIPVTARATPISEGLFNALPNAGPWQLPQVARAGEPNTVGLPANLVIGSVFETVTESDDQQHYVVLADGVARVNDPTAAALRATNSYGLIEPPMVEASVVARIPEQVYVSPLPDKALDILLRQDDPTLCWSWQRVAGDQAPRTTVIAGRRLPIAASALNTGIRQITGDSTVYIDGGQFIRLQSPDPRYGESLYYIDPQGVRYGVSDEETAKNLGLVGPLTAPWQVVSLLVDGPVLSKQAALLEHDTLPANPNPRKVGEDGPVAGARPGGSR; from the coding sequence ATGGCGAGTTTCCGGCTTACCACCAAGGTGCAGGTCAGCGGTTGGCGCTTCCTGCTGCGCCGGGTCGAGCACGCGATCGTGCGCCGCGACACCCGGATGTTCGACGATCCGCTGCAGTTCTACAGCCGCGCGGTGGGCGCGGGCATCATCATCGCGGTGCTGATCTGTCTCGGCGCGGCGCTGATGGCGTACTTCAAACCGCTGGGCAAGCGCGGCGGTGACCAGCTGCTCGTCGACCGCAGCACCAACCAGCTCTATGTGGTGATGCCTGGCGGCGGGGAACTGAGGCCGGTGTACAACCTCACCTCGGCGCGGCTGGTCCTCGGCAACCCCGGAACCCCGGTCGCGGTGAAATCCGAAGAGCTGAACCGGATGTCGAAGGGACAACCGATCGGCATCCCCGGCGCGCCCTATGCGACGCCGGTCTCCGGTGCGGCCGAGTCGATGTGGACCCTGTGCGACACCGTCACCAAACCGGAGAGCGTGGTCCCGAGGGTGGAGACGTCGGTCCTGGTGCGCCCGCTGGTGGTCGACTCGACCGTCGGTCCGCTGCGTCCGGACCAGGGCATGCTGGTGTCGTTCAAGGGTGCCAACTGGTTGGTGACCGAGGGTGGCCGACACTCGATCGACCTGGCCGACCGTGCGGTGACGTCGGCCGTCGGGATCCCGGTGACGGCCAGGGCGACCCCGATCTCCGAGGGGCTGTTCAACGCCCTGCCGAACGCCGGGCCATGGCAACTGCCCCAGGTGGCCCGCGCCGGTGAACCCAATACCGTTGGGCTGCCTGCGAATCTGGTGATCGGCTCGGTGTTCGAGACGGTGACCGAATCCGACGATCAGCAGCACTACGTCGTGCTGGCCGACGGGGTGGCCCGCGTCAACGACCCGACCGCCGCAGCGCTGCGCGCCACCAACTCCTACGGTCTGATCGAGCCGCCGATGGTGGAAGCCAGTGTGGTGGCGCGGATTCCGGAGCAGGTCTACGTCTCACCGCTGCCCGACAAGGCACTCGACATCCTGCTGCGCCAGGACGATCCGACGCTGTGCTGGTCGTGGCAGCGCGTCGCAGGCGATCAGGCGCCCCGGACGACGGTCATCGCCGGCCGGCGACTGCCGATCGCCGCGTCGGCGTTGAACACCGGCATCCGGCAGATCACCGGCGACTCCACCGTGTACATCGACGGCGGGCAGTTCATCCGGTTGCAGTCACCGGATCCGCGGTACGGCGAGAGCCTCTACTACATCGACCCGCAGGGCGTGCGCTACGGCGTCTCCGACGAGGAGACCGCCAAGAATCTCGGCCTGGTCGGACCGTTGACCGCGCCGTGGCAGGTGGTCAGCCTGCTCGTCGACGGGCCGGTGCTGTCGAAGCAGGCCGCACTGCTCGAACACGACACCCTGCCCGCGAACCCCAACCCGCGCAAGGTCGGCGAGGACGGTCCGGTGGCGGGCGCCCGACCGGGAGGCAGCCGATGA